ATATCCTTCCATACTCTTCCTCCGATCTGAAATAATCAATTAATTCTGGAGGTATGAAGTTGTTAGAAACGTTATACGGTAATTGGTCATTTATCTCCTGGGTCAAGCAATAACCGGCTTTGATAAACGATCCTGTTACCATTATCAATAGAATTGCTGTAGTAGTAATAGGAACGATACGTTTCCTTTTAGAAATAAGGAAGTTAAGTAGCTTCCCGCCTAGTATAGCCATAGGAACTGCAAGATATAACCAGAATCTGTGTACATCCAAGCTCCTCCAAATAGTCGATAGGACTGGAACTCTTGCTAATGGAAAAGCAAAATAACCAAGGCTTAACCAAAGAAAGATTGCAAACCATAGAAGGAAGAAGAAATCTTCGCTTTTTATAGTTCCTTTCCTAAAATCAATTATAAACAAGTAAAGCAAGAATAGGAAAGCAAATATGACTAGAATCTGAGCTGAGTAAATTAAAATATTTGAATTCAGAATCTCTCCGAGTTCAAATATGCCCATTCCAGCCAATAAGGGAATCATGAAAGTTAATTTGTTTCCAAGAATCGGATTCTTAAATCGAGATTTATTATAAAACAACCATATTGATGCTAGCGCTATTGCAAAATGTGCTATACCCAATTCTCTTGTAAGGAGGTTATCTAAGAAATAGCTCAGTCTCAAATAAGGATAATCGATCGTTCTATTATAGAATGGATTGTTACCGATCTGCTCTGGGGCATTTAGTAAAAAGGGGATTGACCAAAAGCTTGATACTAAAATAGATAAAATAATGATTATGGAAAGCAAACCCAAATTTTTCAATAGAACTTTTCCGCTCCTAGAGAAGGCTACCACCATTATCAGAATTACAAGCGCGACATATGCAGCGGATAAATGATGGGTTAGAATTATGCCTGCTAAAAGTAGAGCTGAGATAATAATCCATTTGATATTATGCCGATTTATCAGTGTTTTATGTATAAATATAATCAATAGACCTGCTAAGCATAGAGCCATAGTATTGGGGTATCTATCATAGAATAGATAATTTCCTATAACAACAGGCGATAATGCGAATATTAATGCTGCAAAGGCACTTTCTCTCTTTTTGAAATTGAATTCTAAAGCTAAGAAATAGATTATGAACGGCATTATAAAATAGAAAAACGCATCGATTATTTTGTACGATAAAATCGGCCCTAAACCTAGCAAAGATAGTAAAAAAACAATCCAATAACTGAG
This region of Candidatus Bathyarchaeota archaeon genomic DNA includes:
- a CDS encoding 6-pyruvoyl-tetrahydropterin synthase-related protein, whose amino-acid sequence is MYNSYLEHGCIPSWNPDWYCGTPFLLFYPPLSYWIVFLLSLLGLGPILSYKIIDAFFYFIMPFIIYFLALEFNFKKRESAFAALIFALSPVVIGNYLFYDRYPNTMALCLAGLLIIFIHKTLINRHNIKWIIISALLLAGIILTHHLSAAYVALVILIMVVAFSRSGKVLLKNLGLLSIIIILSILVSSFWSIPFLLNAPEQIGNNPFYNRTIDYPYLRLSYFLDNLLTRELGIAHFAIALASIWLFYNKSRFKNPILGNKLTFMIPLLAGMGIFELGEILNSNILIYSAQILVIFAFLFLLYLFIIDFRKGTIKSEDFFFLLWFAIFLWLSLGYFAFPLARVPVLSTIWRSLDVHRFWLYLAVPMAILGGKLLNFLISKRKRIVPITTTAILLIMVTGSFIKAGYCLTQEINDQLPYNVSNNFIPPELIDYFRSEEEYGRI